TCATTGGCACGTGTCAACAAGCAAAGCAGGCCAGTCACATTGTGCAATTATTTCcctatttttctttaaaaaaaaaacattgtactcCTGAATTGCGATATTTGGAATTTGTGAATAAGACCCTGTTTCATCTCAGCTACTCCTAACAGACTCAGAACAGTGGATAAAGGGATGTTTCTCTTCAAACACATACAATCAGTCACGCAGTCTGCTCAACCATCTAGTCCATTCCAGAACATTTATGCTCCAGAAGGATTGCACTTTCTAGCCTTTATACATAGACTAAGTtcactgctcccacaacaattgtttttgaaagataaTTCTCAAGATAGGTAACATTAAATCATGAACCTCCCACCCCTGGGATGTGCAGGCTAATTGTGACCCCTAGGAAAATCCACAACtaggattcaaaccctggtcttgcAATGATTCAAACGATTCAAAGCATTAATTATATCTATTCATTTATCAATTATTAAATGTtatagaaacatttcaaatatatttattgattagATTTGTTCCAGCTACTTAGATGCCCAATGACAGTTTAGAGTAGCTAGTTATTGGCCTACTCAGGACCAAAACAACAGGGTTTTTCACCTTGCCTCTTTGGGGATTTGAACAAGCAACCTTTTCTTTACTTGCCTAACACTTTTTACAACTAGGCCACAGTGCTGCCAACAtttactgttgttttgtgtacagtatatgccttcattaaaatatattaaatatcagTTAGCTAACCTTTTATATTAAAAGCTAACGTTTTATATCTGTTCATTGACTTCTTGTGTCCATTTCATGACCTTGAATGTAATTGGTTTGTTAGGTAATATAAACAGctaaaattaagggaacatttaaatcacacattgggtctcgatgaacgaaatatattaatgatCTACATGAAATTTTTTGAGAACAAAACGACATatcaatggtcaatggaaaccaaaatcactaaccgattgagggctggattcaaactcacaccaaaaatcaaagtaaacaattgaaatcacaggctgttccaacttcatggcaactcataatgtgactcagtagtgtgtatggaccccacgtgcctgtatgcactgctgacaatgtctgggcatgctcctgatgagatggcagatggtgtcctgggggatctcctcccagacctggatcatggcatctgtgagctcctggacagtctgtggtgctacttggtggcattagatgcaccaatacataacctCCAAGAGTTttccaattggattcaggtctggagaacattgggaccagtcaatggcatcaatgcctttgtcatccaggaaggGCCTACACCCTCTGACCACATGAGGCtggacattgtcctgcaccaggaggaacccagggttATACTTTGATGATTACGTGTgcccttcattttttttaacaatggtGAATTGGTATTGAAAGAAAGTACATTTTTGGCTGTGCATTTGGCCAAGGACCGGCTTTCCATTTTTAAGACCATGCagattgaacattttaatataatgtttatgtttgaaattaaacaataaaaaacaacaaagtgaaatcagtttttcttttaaaaaatacatgtgttCGATTTCTATTATTCTAACCAAGAAACAACGTGCAAAAACGTCTGATTACTCCAAACTTAAACAGAAAACGGGCAgtgaaacaatttttttttgtgacttttTAACCTATTCTACAAATTTGCCAGGAGTGCAAAGATCCACAAGCACCTGTTGAATATCTGATATCATAAGATGAGTTATATGACACAGACATATACAAACATATACTACAGAAGACCTATACGAACCTATTCTTTATTACTCTGTTATAAGAAATCTCAAcgcattttcttgtttttattacataaaGAGTTTATTTGCTTCCCCATAGTCAGATGACTTGTAAAGATAAGACACTatctaatgtttttaaaattgttaACTAGTTTAAGTGGAAGCTGTTCCTGTAGATTTGTAGATTCATTGCATTAACGCTACTTAGCATTTGCTTACAATACTACCTCCAAAATCCTGTAACTATGTCCTTCAGAAAATAGTATCCAAGAGTTTATCTTAACTAAGCCCCAAatatattgtgatcctagcgatgcCTCTGCCTATCTCTAAATTAACTTACCCATAAATTAACCTAACTCTAAATTAactgacattttaatttattccGTTGGCTATAAgctataatattttatattgctATCTGCCTAATAATTATATGCCTTCCTGATAATATCTCTGATAAAGTTTTATTTCACCATAGTTTTAACAAAGAAGTATCTACAATCTGTTGCTAGTCATAATGACATGCATGGTCAGAATGTCCTCTGTAATAATTTGTCTCCATGTCATAATGTTCTATGTAATAATTTGTCTCTATGTTATTAAGCTCAATATAATAATTTTTCTCCATGtcataatgttttatgttgtaattTCTCTCCATGTCAATATGTTCTGTGTAATAATTTCTCTCCATGTCATAATGTCCTATGTAATAATTTATCTTCATGTCATAATGTTCTGTGTAATAATTTCTCCCCATGTTATTATGATCAATGTAATAATTTCTCTCCGTCATAATGTTCTATGTTATTATTTCTCTCCATGTCATTATGTTCTGTTATAATTTCTCTCCATGTCATAATGTTCTATGTAATAATTTCTCTTcatgtcataatgttttgtgtAATAATTTCTCTCCATGTCATATTGTCCTATTTAATAATTTCTCTCCATGTCATATTGTCCTATTTAATAATTTCTCTCCATGTCATAATGTTCTGTGTAATAATTTCTCCCCATGTTATTATGCTCAATGTAATAATTTCTTTCCATGTCATAATGTTCTATGTTATTATTTCTCTCCATGTCATTATGTTCTGTTATAATTTCTCTCCATGTCATTATGTTCTATGTAATAATTTCTCTCCATGTCATAATGTTCTATGTAATAATTTCTCTTCATGTCATAATGCTCTATGTAATAATTTGTCTCCATGTTATTATGCTCAATATAAGAATTTGTCTCCATGTCATAATGTTCTATGTAATAATTTCTCTCCATGTCATAATGTTCTGTGTAATAATTTCCTTCCATGTCATAATGTTCTATGTTATAATTTCTCTTCATGTCATAATGTCCTATGTAATAATTTCTCTCCATGTCATAATGTCCTATGCAATAATTTTTCTCCATGTCATAATGCTCAATGTTATAATTTCTCACCATGTCATAATGTTCTATGTTATAATTTCTCTCCATGTCATAATGCTCAATGTAATAATTTCTCTTCATGTCATAATGTTCTGTGTAATAATTTCTCCCCATGTTATTATGCTCAATGTAATAATTTCTTTCCATGTCATAATGTTCTATGTTATTATTTCTCTCCATGTCATTATGTTCTGTTATAATTTCTCTCCAAGTCATTATGTTCTATGTAATAATTTCTCTCCATGTCATAATGTTCTATGTAATAATTTCTCTTCATGTCATGATGCTCTATGTAATAATTTGTCTCCATGTTATTATGCTCAATATAAGAATTTTTGTCCATGtcataatgttttatgttataaTTTCTCTCCATGTCATAATTTTCTGTGTTATAATTTCTCTTCATGTCATAATGTCCTATGTAATAATTTCTCTCCATGTCATTATGTTCTGTGTAATAATTTCTCACCATATCATAATGTCCTATGTAATAATTTCTCTCCATGTCATAATGTTCTGTGTAATTATTTCTCTCCATGTCATAATGTTCTATGTTATAATTTCTCTTCATGTCATAATGTCCTATGTAATAATTTCTCTCCATGTCATAATGTCCTATGTAATAATTTCTCTCCATGTCATAATGCTCAATGTTATAATTTCTCACCATGTCATAATGTTCTGTGTAATAATTTCTCTCCATGTCGTAATGCTCAATGTAATAATTCTCTCCATGTCATAATGCTCAATGTAATAATTTCTCACCATGTCATAATGTTCTGTGTAATAATTTCTCACCATGTCATAATGTCCTATGTTATAATTTCTCTCCATGTCATAATGCTCAATGTAATAATTTCTCTCCATGTCATAATGTTCCTCTCTGCCAGGTGCCTGTCCCCTCTCCTGCCTGTTCTGCATGGTCATGACCAGTCGCCACGCCCCCTACACAACCCGATTCATCCTATTGGTCCTGCTCACTGTCACTCCACGGCTTGCCGCCACACCtgtgggtggggagggaggggatgtGGAGGGGCGGTCCAGGACTCACCACACTGAGGACAGCCCTAGTCCCAGCCCTATCCTCTCCCCTCTGGACCGCAACCAGAACCAGAGAGAGGACCAGGGGCCGAGCCACGGGGGTCCCCCAGGCATGGACACTGCCAGGTCACTAGCCTCTGTACTGCTGGAGGCCCTGGACCACAGTGGAAGAGCACAGACccagggaagaggagagaaggaatggaggagaggagatagGGAGGAGGGTCCGGTCCTTGTGGAGTGGAGAGAGGGCGAAGAGATAATGGGAGAGGTTGGgagcgaggaggaggagaggaggcggATGGACCAGCTAGGAGCAGCCCTTGTGGCAGCAGCTGTAGGAGAGgagttgagagagagggaagaggagaaggagaacaacAAGTTGTTGGACAGAGCTGGTGGAGGTagtgaggagggaggagagcagacggaggaagaagaggaggaagaggatgagggTGGAGAAGTGAAGAAAGGGGGAGGTGAGAAGAAAAGAGGAACGGGAAGTAGGAGAGAAGATGAGGACAGACCCAGTGACCCGTCTCTCCAGCGGGAATCTCGAGGCTACTTCCAGAATATAGACCTTGGTCTCCAGGACAACGAGATCCTTCCTCCCCTGAAGGGGTACAAAGACTACAATACCCAGCTGGCACAGGCTGGCAAGAAGCTACACTGGCAGGAGGAGCGGGCACGTAACACTCCCCTTGGGGGCAACTTCATGGACGACTTTGAGAATGAAgctgaagaggaggaagaggaagtggaagaggaagaagaggttcTGTCGAGGGCGGAGGAAGAGGCGCGGGCACGTGCAGAGAAGCAGGAGGTGCAGCGGCAGCAAGAGGAGGCGGAGCGAGccagagaggaggagcagaggctGGCAGACATTGCCTCTGACATGTTGCTGCAGTACATGGGGAGGAAGCAGCAGACCGTGGCCTACCACGTGAGCAGACAGAAGACTGGGGGCAGTGCTGCGGAAGACAAGCGCTCCGAGGAGGTATTCACCGACGACATGGACCAGCAGATGATCGACAGGCTGATCGAGATCAGCAGCAAACTGCACCTGCCAGCGGACGACGTGGTGCAGATCATCTCTGATgtagagaagaagaaaaagaagaggaaagagCTAACGCCGCCTAGCAACCCTGTTGCCCCACGTTACCGGCCGCTAGTTCCCCCACCCCTGGCAATGGGCCCAAGGTACCATAACACAGCCCCCTCGAACAAGAAGGACCCCAACTATTGGACCTCAAAAAATAAGTGGAACAAGGACCAAGCCAAAACCAGGGCCTACAAGCAGGACTATTGGCTCAAgccacacaaacagaaagaagTCTGGTTCAAACCCCAGAAACAGAAAGACTATTGGTTCAAACCCCAAAAAGAGAAAGACTATTGGTTCAAACCCCAGAAACAGTTCCTAGCATTCCCCTCCTACCCATATTACCAAAAGCCCTACCGAGCCTACTACCCAGTGTACTTCCCCTACCCCAAACCTCAATACTACGACAAGACACCAATGGGGGAGGAGCTACCCTATGGCCCACCCGCGGATTATGAGATCCAGCCACCAAGGCGCAGACATAGGGCAGGGGATAGGGCCAGAGGGGGTAGTGGGCGTGGCTGGAGAAAGCAGCCACTTCCCCCCcaactcccctcctccccctacATCTCCAATTACATCCTGCCACACCCCCGGACATACCAGCCTctccccccacccaaaccactCGCCCCCAAGAGCATGGGCTGGCGCCCCCCCTACTACTACACACCCCCAGGGCTTAGGGGCTTGGGCGTGGCCAGGGGTGTGGGAGGAGTCGGGCTGGGAGGAGACTATGAAGAGGACGATGGACTGGTTCAACAGGTGGACAGTCAAGAGGAACTGGAGAACTTTATATCCAAAATATACATGAAACGCAGAATGtactagagacagacagacgcacagacaTCTCTGCTGGACAAAAGAACCAATGGGGATGAGAGGGAaggtgggagagagggtgtgggtgggagagagggagggtgagacagagggagggtgggatagagggagggtgagacagagggagggtgggatagagggagggtgagacagagggtgagtgggttggtgggtgggtgggggggtgggtgggggatgtattggtgggtgggtgggggagtgGTTTGGTGGGTGGGTTGGGGGATGtattggtgggtgggtgggggagtgGTTTGGTGGGTGGGTTGGGGGATGtattggtgggtgggtgggtgggggagtgGGTTGGTGGGTGtattggtgggtgggtgggtgggggagtgggttggtgggggggtgggtaggggggtgggttggtgggtgtattggtgggtgggagggggagTGGGTTggtggggggctgggggggtgggTAGGGGGGTGGGTTGGTGGGTGTAttgttgggtgggtggggggggagtATTATAAAGTGTTGGAGAAAAGTCTAGAACATGATGGAATGATGAGAAGAGAGGATGGTGGAAAGATtgcttttctgttgtttttccacaatgttgtttttgattATTCGTGATCCGGGGAGGATGTGGTGCAAGTAACGGTGTGACGGGCTGTTCCGGTgacaggtggagacaggtggagacaggtggAGCGGAGCAGGGGTCAGCTGGGTGTCTGGTCTCATTCAGGTCCGTCTCCGATGCTGGGGGCACATCCACAGACCCACAGGTTTTATAAACAAACTGGGTGCTGACCGCAGGAGTCTCAAGTTTACAGAATCATCTGGTGTTTCTTTCTGATCTTCAGGAAAATGTCTGTCATCGTGTTTCTGTTCCCATCACCATATTTGTTTTACCAAGGTGCCAAACATATTTACACATTCCAGCATCCTAAGGATAACAGGTCTTTCTCTCTACCGTTCAAGAGCTGTTTGAATCTCATCGATTGCATGTCACTATATTGTATGACCTTAACACTAGCAGGCCTCCAGTAACACCAGCCGGCCAACATGCAACCTACAATATAGACGTTTGTATTTCTGTTCAGAACGACATAACAGAATTCCATGGATGGATGTGTCATTCTCTACTTAGAGCCTACTGGTCACATTCGCAAAGCTACACATTCCTCACCTCCATCCCAATCCACCATGTCACAGCTACCAGACTTTCTACATTATCTTCTATAGATTCTGAGAAGAAGGGGGGGGAGCGAAGAAAGGAGGGGGCTCAGACAGCTTGACCTGATAATTCTGCACGTCTTTCTACTTGcaactaaaaaataaataaaaaaaactttacaaaactttacaaaaaaaaacttccaGTTAGGAGAAATAAATTGTGCCGTTTGTTTCTCTGATAAAACTgattttaaaaaagtgaaactcgGGGGCCAGAGAAGGGCTCCGTCCTGTGAAGGGactgttgtgttgtttgtgaTAATGTCTATTTTGGGCTTGTAAGATGTACAGTTCATGTGAAATAAATGCCCATGTGCAATGTGTACATAAACGCATGACAATGACTAGTTTtgctatgaaagaaaaaaataaaagcaactATTTTATTAAAGCTCAGTATTATAATGCCTTTTTGGACAGAGTTTGAATCAAAGTAGTTTTATATTGCAACATAATAATATGATTTGTATTAGAAATTAAATGCAATGCACAGTagagttttatattttacattatgagttttgcattacacaaaaGAGATTTAAATTACGCTGTAGAGTTTTAGATTAGACAGTATTGTGTTATATTGAAAAGTAGAGTGCATATGACTGAGCTGAGTATATTTTAAAGAGCAGAGTTTATATTACTGCTATATATTAAACAGTATGGTTTAAcagagtaaaatgtattttacatttcaatagaGTTTACATTATAGAGACATGTTTAGtataaagagtacaatttgttACCCAGAAAAGTTTATATTACACAGTAGATATGATACCTATTAAACAACCTA
This genomic window from Esox lucius isolate fEsoLuc1 chromosome 7, fEsoLuc1.pri, whole genome shotgun sequence contains:
- the si:dkey-175g6.2 gene encoding neurosecretory protein VGF, which produces MIYEVKAERLLEARDTALLPRGTTGACPLSCLFCMVMTSRHAPYTTRFILLVLLTVTPRLAATPVGGEGGDVEGRSRTHHTEDSPSPSPILSPLDRNQNQREDQGPSHGGPPGMDTARSLASVLLEALDHSGRAQTQGRGEKEWRRGDREEGPVLVEWREGEEIMGEVGSEEEERRRMDQLGAALVAAAVGEELREREEEKENNKLLDRAGGGSEEGGEQTEEEEEEEDEGGEVKKGGGEKKRGTGSRREDEDRPSDPSLQRESRGYFQNIDLGLQDNEILPPLKGYKDYNTQLAQAGKKLHWQEERARNTPLGGNFMDDFENEAEEEEEEVEEEEEVLSRAEEEARARAEKQEVQRQQEEAERAREEEQRLADIASDMLLQYMGRKQQTVAYHVSRQKTGGSAAEDKRSEEVFTDDMDQQMIDRLIEISSKLHLPADDVVQIISDVEKKKKKRKELTPPSNPVAPRYRPLVPPPLAMGPRYHNTAPSNKKDPNYWTSKNKWNKDQAKTRAYKQDYWLKPHKQKEVWFKPQKQKDYWFKPQKEKDYWFKPQKQFLAFPSYPYYQKPYRAYYPVYFPYPKPQYYDKTPMGEELPYGPPADYEIQPPRRRHRAGDRARGGSGRGWRKQPLPPQLPSSPYISNYILPHPRTYQPLPPPKPLAPKSMGWRPPYYYTPPGLRGLGVARGVGGVGLGGDYEEDDGLVQQVDSQEELENFISKIYMKRRMY